One Brachyhypopomus gauderio isolate BG-103 chromosome 15, BGAUD_0.2, whole genome shotgun sequence genomic region harbors:
- the slc25a16 gene encoding solute carrier family 25 member 16, with translation MATEAQIQGPSQNKYYYWLRSFAAGGVAGCCAKTTIAPLDRVKILLQAHNPHYKHLGVCETLRAVPRKEGFLGLYKGNGAMMVRIFPYGAIQFMAFDHYKKFLSTKLGISGHIHRLMAGSLAGMTAVICTYPLDVIRARLAFQVTGEHRYTGIANAFYTIYLKEGGVSGFYRGLTPTIIGMAPYAGFSFFTFGTLKSLGLAHFPELLGKPSLDNPDVLVLKTHVNLLCGGFAGAIAQTISYPLDVARRRMQLGAVLPDSDRCLTLIKTLQHVYSRYGVKKGLYRGLSLNYIRCVPSQAVAFTTYEFMKQVLHLN, from the exons ATGGCAACAGAGGCGCAAATTCAAGGCCCTTCTCAGAACAAATACTACTACTGGCTCCGCTCGTTTGCAGCAGGAG GTGTAGCAGGATGTTGTGCCAAGACCACCATTGCACCCCTGGATAGAGTGAAAATCTTACTTCAGGCTCATAATCCTCATTACAAACACTTGG GGGTTTGTGAAACTCTCAGGGCTGTGCCAAGAAAAGAGGGTTTCCTCGGGTTGTACAAAGGGAATGGGGCGATGATGGTGAGAATATTCCCATATGGAGCCATTCAGTTTATGGCCTTTGACCACTACAAGAAG TTCCTTAGTACAAAGCTTGGTATATCTGGGCACATTCACCGTCTTATGGCTGGTTCTTTGGCAG GAATGACCGCCGTCATCTGCACTTACCCTCTGGATGTGATCCGAGCACGTTTGGCCTTTCAGGTGACCGGGGAACATCGCTACACTGGCATAGCCAACGCCTTTTACACCATCTACCTGAAG GAAGGTGGCGTCTCTGGATTTTATCGTGGGCTAACCCCAACCATCATTGGCATGGCTCCTTATGCAG GGTTTTCCTTTTTCACGTTTGGTACGCTAAAGAGTCTTGGGCTAGCTCACTTCCCTGAGCTCTTGGGCAAGCCGTCCCTTGACAATCCTGACGTCCTGGTTCTGAAGACTCACGTCAACCTGCTTTGTGGGGGTTTTGCAGGAGCCATCGCTCAAACAATATC ATATCCACTGGATGTTGCCCGGAGGAGAATGCAGCTAGGGGCAGTGCTGCCTGACTCTGACCGATGTCT TACCCTGATAAAGACCCTTCAGCATGTGTACAGCCGGTATGGGGTTAAAAAAGGACTGTACCGTGGCCTTTCCCTCAACTACATCCGCTGTGTGCCATCTCAGGCTGTTGCCTTCACTACGTACGAGTTCATGAAGCAAGTCCTGCACTTAAACTAG